The Pochonia chlamydosporia 170 chromosome Unknown PCv3seq00021, whole genome shotgun sequence DNA window ATGTCAATGGAATGAACGATGCGATCATCGCGATTAATCAGCTGCAAGTAGTGAGCCTAATTATCTGATTAGAATGCCGTATCAACTAGAGATAAAATGGGAGGATGGACAAAATTAGCCATATACCTTCCACTTTTCGCAGTGCCCTAGGAGAAGGTCGAACAGCTCGAGGGATtgtgagattgaagccatATCGCCCTCAGCTTCTAACGTGGCCTCATGGAAAGGTTGAAGAAATTCTAGCGTTCTTTCTAGCATTTGCCAATCCCTGCTTGTAAGGGCGTTGCCTTCGAGATCACTATCATGATCAGCAGTAAACTGGATGATCTGTGCCTTCTTCTGTACCGCGATTGTGATAATTTTATACCACGAGGACCATCTGGTGATATTATCGATACCTAGTTGCTTGCCTACAGCATCGTACCACTGATCATTGTGTAGAGCGGAGCTACGTATATAGACTGCAAGTGCATGAAGTTTTGCTAGGGCTGGAAtgccttgccagccagcgAAGCGCTCATCGTTGTTTCCGGCCTGCTGATGAGTTGTTGCGGCTCGCTTGCCTCTCACTTTTATTGACCTTCTGGCGGGCTGCTCCTCCCGCTCTTCCAgctgttgttcttgctgcgcCGTGGTATGGGATTGTTCCACAATCTGCGCCGAACCCAGCTCATGTAGGTGCTGCGAGAACTCCTCTAGCATAGTCGAACCGGGCTCATCAGCAGTAGCTTCGAGTGCAGCTCTCAGAGCTTCTTTTGAGCGAGCTAGAAGGAATGCTTGTAAGGCGAGATTGATGATATGGCCAATACAGCGAATTCTGCGGCGTTTGTGAGGGTAATTGACCTAAGGCATAATTCAGTAAATTTAGTATGGGCTACAGAAGCATTTGCGACGAAGCCTCTTCAGGTTAGAGTTAAGCTTACACCTGATTCCGCTTTTAAGACCTTTGCTAGCTCCTCTAAACAAGTGTCGTTTGACGCTGCATTATCGCCTACATAATAGCCGAGATTGGGAGCAGAAATATTGAACCCGCGTAGCGTACCAGCAATCAACGTAGCCTGCGTAGCACCAGAATGGCTATATCTGCACTCTGGCAGTCCTAGTAGTGCTTTCTGAAGcttgaagtcgtcatcgACCCATTGAGCGCATATAGCAGGCACGCCTTTGCGATGTGGCGATGTCCAGAGATCGGAGGAGATGTGTATCTTTGACTGCGTTCTTTAAAGGCTCTCGGCGAGCCGTGAGCTGTATAACGAGTAGTTCGAGTTAATATAGCCCATAGCCTGCTTTCGATCGGTGATGAGAAGGTCTCCAACGGCTGGATTACATGCAAGAGCCAGGTCTCGTAGCTCAGAGTACTCAACTGCCGAAAAGGGCAGTCTTCGCCTTGTGAGAAGTCCTACAACTGCCTCAATATAGGCTTGCTTATTAAAACAGTTGCGCAGAGCAGCTTGCGAAGGACGAGAGACGATATAGCGATCAATATCACCAAACGAAATGCCCGAGGCTAATGGGCTAGATGGAGGGCCAGGCTCAGGCTCGTTTACCCTCATAAGGGCCCGGTGAACCGTTTCTGCATGGTGTATGGCGTTTCCAGGCACTCGATTCGACCACGGTGGTTTTTGACAGTGAAGGCAAACGTAAGCACGGTGCCCCTTGGTCTTCCTGCGCTTCGGGCCAGTCTCAAGTTGGAGGTGTTTGTCGGGATATTCTATAGCGAAAAAGGTGTTAAAATTCCAAGAAAGCTTCGATGCAAATGAGCCGATAGAAGAGTTTGAGACTGAGGTCCCAGAAGCCTGAGAAGCCATAGATGTCAATGAGCACCAGATCAGTTAATCCATGCAATACATTGATTGCTTTAAGATCGAGCCTCTGTGTTAGTTTTCCATCGAAACAATCGGAACCTCGCGGAAGGCCTCACTGTTGtttgcttcaacaagcaaatgCCTTCGCACTGTCCATCTAGACCTAAGGAAGAATGAAAGgagagcaagctcgaggccgCGTTCTAAGGTTGGCGCTCGGTAACCTAACAACGCGAAATTAAGCGAAATTAGCTAATtaaacaacaccagactggtccAAGTACTGTAGCTCCCGAGACTCGGCTCGCAGTCAGCTGGCTGGCACCGCCGCACCTGCCGGTTGCATACCAGTGGTATGACAGCCCCCCTCCGGGCTTATATGAATATATATGAATATGCATGAATATGAAATCCTAAGTacatattcatattcacgCAATATATGagtgtgaatatgaatataTTCATGCATATTCATATAAGGCCTTATTTGAATATTCATATAGCCATGTCTGGACTTCATGACGATGAGGCAGGATgtgatgaagccattgcttACTGGTTGTCCCGCTATGACTCGCAGAGAGACCTTGCTCGCTTCGCTCTGGAcatgtttgccatctcaCCTATGTCGGATGAGTGCGAACGTCTTTTTAGTAGTGCCAAGCTTACTGTTCTTGATCGCCGTGGCAGGCTGAAGGCTGATATTATTGAGGCGTGTGAGTGTCTAAGGGCCTGGTTTGGAAAGCCAGAGGTTGAGAACGATAGTGAGAGCGAGGACGGTAGGAATGACGACGATAGATTCAGCGTATCGCAGATGTAAATATACCTAGCTACCGACACCCATTTCCGTTTGTGTCTTcagtctcatccagcttgttggtctcgttggtcggaccggtccgaccaaccggtccgaccaaagtggcttggtctggtctggtccaaccccccagaccagaccagaccagaccactgGTTCAAGATACAACGAAGCCCACCTAAAAGTGGAAGTATGTGTAATATATATACGAGCTAAAGTATAAGAAACAAGAAGTTTGTGTCCAGTCTCGGTACATgtccaagaagctggacaCTACAGAAGTAAAATAGTGCGCTCAGTACGCAATCTTGAAAGTCCAAGCGTACTGGTCAGCATCGGAAATCTCCTGAGGTACATGCAGAACGATGCTGTTACCAGACGCGCTAGCGCTGACCGTAGCGCCGTTTTTGGACCCACCCACAACGGTGACGGTGTCGCCCTGTATCCAAGGGATCGGGTCGGTAATGGTGATGGATCCACTTGGTTTCGTGAGGTAGTGTATGTAGAATGCATGATCGGTCTCGGTGTACCGGAAGTTGCCAGATCCACCTTTGCCAAGAGGCCAGTACTTGGTGCCAAAAATGCTTTCAGAGTGAGCCTTGATCCATGTACCGGCACTACGCAGGTTCGTCTGCATAATCTCCTTGATCGTACCATCCGGCCTAGGACCTATGTTCAGCAACAGGTTACCACCCTTGGAAATGGCATCGAGGAGCGTGTACACGATGGTAGTTGGGGTCATGTAAGCGGAGTCGGGCGTATCCGCTCTGTAGCCCCATGAGTTGGGATCCACGGTGCGGCACACTTCCCATAGTTTAGGATCAAATTTGAGgttgaccgtattttcgggCGTGCCGTAATCGCCCGGGACTTTCTGGCCGTTCACGGCGCCGCAGCGGTCGTTCATCACGACCGGTTTGTTTTCGCTGAAGGCCTTGTTAAAAAAGTTGGCTGCGAACTGGTCTGACATCGACACGCCGCCGATATCACACCACATGAGTTCTGTGCCGTAAttgttggccaagatgttcaTCTGAGGCAGCTGGATGCCAGAGACAAAGTCATTCTGCACGAAGCCAGTGTATGGGACCTCTGCGCCTGTGTATGCGTTCTTCGGGGCACCCTGGTAGAAGGCGCTACCGACTCCGCTGTTTTTGGGTGAGGCTGGGGTGAAGAATTCGGGAATGCTGAAGTAGGTACCGCGGTGGATCTCAGGGTGATATTGCCTCGCGGCGGCGAAAAGCTCCTAAATAAGTGTTAACAGTGATATAATGGCAAGGGAAGAGACGACGTACGCCAAGGAGATCCCTTTTCGGACCTAGTCGGACTGAATTTCGGTTCGAAATGTTTGAGGACATGTTGAATAGGGCGAATCCGTCGTGATGTTTTGTGGTGGGCACAAAGTACTTCGCTCCAGCATCGCTAATCAGGTCCATCCAGTCTTTGgggttgaagttggcagCAGTAAaattggcgatgaagtcaTCGTATACGACATTCTCGCCGTAAGTCGCCAGGTGGTGCTTGTAGACATCAGAGTTTTTAAACTCTTGTCTCCACCAGTACCTATGTTGTTAGCGGGAAAGAGATATCTCAAACCGGGTAGCTTACCACTCATCTTCATATGCCGGTACGGAATATACACCCCAGTGGATGAATATACCGAACTTGGCGTCACGATACCAATTCGGAGCTTCGTGGTTGCTCACAGAGGCGACGTTGGGCTGGTAATCCGGGATTCCATATGAAGCCGTAAAGCCAAAGGCAGTCGAGTCTTGGCAGGAGCCTCCATCGTCCCAGTGAGCGGTGGCATTGACCATTCGGTTCACATGGACAGTATTGGTCTGCACGCCGAGTTCCAAGATGGCGGAGTCGCCGGGGCGAAGGCGCGTAATCTTGCCTTGTCGGTACGTTGTGAGGCCATCGCCCTTAAGGGTGACAGCAACGTATGGTTGAGATACAACCCAGGTTGTGCCGGTGTTGTTGACGGTGACGTCGAACATCTGCATCCTTCCGGTACATTCCCCGGGTTTGCAATCCGTCCATCTTGTGGAGGACCTAGCGGCGGTAATGCTAAGCTTGTATGCTGCACGCAGTTAGCATCTCATCCGTTGTTGTACAAGGCTTACGTACGCTGGCAGCTCTCCGCTAACGCGGTCAATGGCAGAAGGCCTGCCGCTGCGATAAATTGGAAGCGCATATTGAGGTTTGGTGCTTCGTGCAGTTGTGCTGCTGCCGATGAGATTTTCTAAAATTCGCTTCATAGGGTGATATTTATATTTGATGTTCCCCGAACAATATCATCGCTTCGTTGCAGTACCCGACGGGTAATAGATGTGGAATTGACCCATTTGATGACGATCATGCGCATCGATTACTTGAAATAGAAATGTCCACGTCGATCACAGGCAGCCCTGACGGATATGCTTGTGTCGCGTtacgcggttccaattcaatttttactacgctgaagatgcagttcttgatttaatagcctgtcaattgcttgtgtatctgaacttgttgtcctcctcttgccagagggattcacgtcatttatcttagcaaagaagcattatttccagccttctaattatttccaagtggctggccagcctcttcaccttctgatatccatgattttatgacatccagcaattactccaagtctgcttgttcaatcaacagaggcagccttatccgacagCTTGCGGGGAAGTGGAATCGCCCCATGGGGGAAGGTGCTCTCAAACCGTTGTCGCCGGGGACATTTCGCTTAGTACCACGATGGGCGTAACTCCGGGTAGCACAGATCGGATGGATGGCAAGATGCCATGGCAAAACATTGCGGACTCGATAGCGTAGACGCGCAGACTCTCCCGGTAGGCGGTCGACGCAGTCGAGTGCAGCTAAAAACGGCTACCTCATACCTTGAGCGGGATCATTATGGTTGTCATGTAGCACAGTCGAGCGTATAGGTCTAATTTTCCCCAGTCCCTCATTTGTTTGTCCTCAAGCCACTGCTACTCGCTACGATGCCACAGGGGATCCGCAATCTATGCCATGTGGCAAAAGGTTGGTAACAATGCCTGTTGTCAGTGGCTGCAAAGATGCCCCACACGCCACTAAGTGAACAAATACCAGCGTCGTGCATGTGCCAGTAATGTGCCGACGGGGTTTGTCTTAAGCTTTGTGTCGCACATAATATGAAGCAGAAAATCCACCCTCTTTAAGTGGAGTTCTCCCTTTTGGCCCAGTGGTGTAATTTTTTGTGACATTGTCACACAATTGTGGGGtcacatgagatcgagtATGACGGCGCCGAAAGTGGCAATTGtattgagtgagaattatCTTGGAATTATCTGAAGAACATATGAAAGAAGGGAATGAAGGTAGCTATTTATCTTGTAAGCAGCTTCGCCGAAACGGCGAGGCTGTAACAAGTAACCATGCCTGATACAATCTTAAGACGAGGAGTCGTTCATGATGCAATGCCGCGTCGCGGCATTGTAGCATTGTAAAAAGCAACAACTTACCCCGTCTTGAAGTCGTGATAGCTGACAGCCTGATATGCGACACTTTGCCTTATGCAGCTATAATTTACCCGTGCATTGGTCATAAACGAATTATCAAAAACATAGTGAAAGCTTCCTTGCGATTAAGCACATGGGTCTCAATTGCGGCTGTGCGGATGGTAACAATTATGGCAGCTGTATCAGTTTGCGTCTTTGCAGCCGATGCGCGACTCATATTGGCGCAATGATCTAGCAAGAACGGCACATACGTCATGCCCTTGCCTTGCGACCCCGAAGCTTCAACGCGGGGTTATAGTCCTCTCTTGGTGATGTTCAGCAAAGCCGATCCCTTGGAGTTGACGTTCGATATCGTCCACGGCTTGCTCGTCCGTCCAGTCGTCTCGGATTTTCTGTTTTAATTCCCATTTTAAATTCTGCTTTAATAATCGAAACGCGCGGTGAGTCTTGTGCTGTTCAGACCCTGGGCGCAATTTTCGCAGTTGGATTGTGAGCCGTCGCGGCCAAGGTCTTCAGCCCATTCTGCTTGGCGTTCTACGAGAAGATCGCGTGTAAGCTTGTCTACAGCACGTATGGCCCATCCAGTGTTCACTTGAAGCACTTGCGGGATTCGATTGAGTTCAATGCCAATCTTGCTGGCAACATGAGCGCGGATGGCGTATCCGATATGGTTTCTGGCCGGGGCATTGGCATCCAGACGGACGAACACTCGGAGGTCCTCCCGTGGTGGGGCAGGAATCGCGGGTTGCCCTTGGCGATGTGTGTCAGCGGGTTTGCGTTGGTGGGCGAGCGAGACGTAGAGGCGGTAGCATTGGCAGCGATGCTGTTATATGTCGGTGCAGAATTGTAATTGGCGTTAGAGAGTGCTTGTTTCCAAAATTTGAGAAAGCTGCTAGAGAACTGCTTCGCAAAATCGCGTTCCTGTCGGATAATggtgcctctgttgattgtaACACACAATCAATTTTGCCACCTGGGTGGCGAGTGGCAACAGCAGTCGTCATACTGCCAGTGATGTAAATAGTGTGGCCGTAAATAAGACGATATCGTattcaatatcgtattgcctgcactgtatttttataccgtgcagtgcaagaaaaatagaaaaccgtgcagtgcagtgcgaGGTCGTTCGAATATCGTATAATATGATATTCATCCagtgcaaatacagtgcaacaCGAGTAATACGAGGCCCTTACTGTACGCATCAGgcgtaatgaatgaagatcccaattgaaggatttctctgcaataaagCGTGTCAACCCCTGAAATTTCACTTCCGTCGACAATTTTTGATCTAATACATAAtgacttctcaacactcaggTGTTGCCGCTTCCTTTACGGCTATatcatccccaacatccctAGTGGCTGATtcatcagctgccagcgacaacGGAGATTCTGACATGGGAGAAACGTATACTTCGCCGTTGTCGCCCTCtcaattcaagaagaagaagcgtacaTCGAAGCGCTCTCGTCTCtcggaaaaagcaaactaTTACATG harbors:
- a CDS encoding glycoside hydrolase (similar to Auricularia delicata TFB-10046 SS5 XP_007341361.1) — its product is MRFQFIAAAGLLPLTALAESCQPYKLSITAARSSTRWTDCKPGECTGRMQMFDVTVNNTGTTWVVSQPYVAVTLKGDGLTTYRQGKITRLRPGDSAILELGVQTNTVHVNRMVNATAHWDDGGSCQDSTAFGFTASYGIPDYQPNVASVSNHEAPNWYRDAKFGIFIHWGVYSVPAYEDEWYWWRQEFKNSDVYKHHLATYGENVVYDDFIANFTAANFNPKDWMDLISDAGAKYFVPTTKHHDGFALFNMSSNISNRNSVRLGPKRDLLGELFAAARQYHPEIHRGTYFSIPEFFTPASPKNSGVGSAFYQGAPKNAYTGAEVPYTGFVQNDFVSGIQLPQMNILANNYGTELMWCDIGGVSMSDQFAANFFNKAFSENKPVVMNDRCGAVNGQKVPGDYGTPENTVNLKFDPKLWEVCRTVDPNSWGYRADTPDSAYMTPTTIVYTLLDAISKGGNLLLNIGPRPDGTIKEIMQTNLRSAGTWIKAHSESIFGTKYWPLGKGGSGNFRYTETDHAFYIHYLTKPSGSITITDPIPWIQGDTVTVVGGSKNGATVSASASGNSIVLHVPQEISDADQYAWTFKIAY